From Anopheles coluzzii chromosome 3, AcolN3, whole genome shotgun sequence, the proteins below share one genomic window:
- the LOC125907218 gene encoding uncharacterized protein LOC125907218 — MKMDSNEKKLSVINKLCGKNRHLQALRKSGVLYRRAAKLLKQYKESVEDIVNVVSPSELQAASTSPELFDGENTDMASSVDPELMLFQETQDLELNLSESEDEASMDDDQDIASEDDENDPDYTKMTSEEGLRYWALARSESHASLKSLLKYLRANTDLRVPKDPRTLLRTRRNPAILSSIGNGKFWYNGIRHCLTSEMRKHTAVP, encoded by the exons ATGAAAATGGACTCAAATGAGAAAAAACTCTCGGTTATAAACAAATTGTGTGGCAAAAATCGCCATTTGCAGGCTCTGCGTAAGTCTGGCGTTTTATACCGAAGAGCCGCAAAACTGTTAAAGCAGTATAAAGAATCGGTGGAAGATATTGTGAATGTGGTATCGCCATCAGAACTACAAG CAGCGTCGACTTCACCGGAGCTGTTCGATGGCGAGAATACCGATATGGCATCATCAGTTGATCCCGAACTCATGCTTTTTCAAGAAACTCAGGATTTGGAACTGAACCTAAGTGAATCGGAAGATGAAGCATCGATGGACGACGATCAGGACATAGCATCTGAGGACGATGAAAACGATCCTGACTACACCAAAATGACAAGCGAAGAGGGCTTACGGTATTGGGCGCTAGCTCGATCAGAATCGCACGCATCTTTAAaaagtttgttaaaatatcTTCGAGCCAACACAGATCTCCGTGTGCCTAAAGATCCAAGGACATTGCTGCGGACACGACGAAATCCTGCTATCCTTTCGTCCATAGGAAATGGCAAATTTTGGTATAATGGAATACGCCACTGCTTGACAAGTGAAATGCG aaaacatactGCAGTGCCATAG
- the LOC120959300 gene encoding cilia- and flagella-associated protein 20, which translates to MFKNTFQSGFLSILYSIGSKPLQIWDKKVRNGHIKRITDQDIQSLVLEIIGTNVSTTYITCPADPKKTLGIKLPFLVMIIKNLKKYFTFEVQVLDDKNVRRRFRASNYQSTTRVKPFICTMPMRLDEGWNQIQFNLSDFTRRAYGTNYVETLRVQIHANCRIRRVYFSDRLYSEDELPAEFKLFLPIQKPQSKAIAQQAC; encoded by the exons atgttcaaaaacacTTTTCAGTCCGGTTTCCTCTCGATACTGTACAGCATAGGCAGCAAGCCGCTCCAAATTTGGGATAAAAAGGTTCGCAATGGACACATCAAGCGCATCACGGACCAGGACATACAGTCGTTGGTGCTGGAAATCATTGGCACCAACGTGAGCACCACGTACATCACCTGTCCGGCCGATCCGAAGAAGACGCTCGGCATCAAGCTTCCCTTCCTGGTGATGATAATAAAGAATCTAAAGAAGTACTTCACGTTCGAGGTGCAG GTATTGGACGATAAAAACGTTCGCCGCCGGTTTCGTGCCAGCAACTATCAGTCGACGACGCGCGTTAAACCCTTCATCTGTACCATGCCGATGCGGTTGGACGAGGGCTGGAATCAGATCCAGTTCAATCTGTCTGATTTTACCCGCCGCGCCTACGGTACCAACTACGTGGAAACGTTGCGCGTGCAGATACACGCCAACTGCCGAATACGCCGCGTGTACTTCTCCGACCGGCTGTACTCGGAGGATGAGCTGCCAGCGGAATTCAAACTGTTCCTGCCGATACAGAAGCCACAGTCGAAAGCGATTGCCCAGCAGGCCTGCTAA
- the LOC120958899 gene encoding uncharacterized protein LOC120958899, whose amino-acid sequence MASARAFGILNNQNQANGNHHFVGKNLSSLKGSDSRSSSAFALKDLTNNKGQQRTVVHQDGKGKSIIGSQGKQLKASANSIMHKIGLTNEKAAPARKPSNSAAAFDTFSPQYAEYGWEQSNCLRNDLLEQMIDFTGVSCAIKRKPLPPITPGPLDLPDLDDVSWNEDNFRPLNDQRFSSVKPLDLPADDFPLVDIQDLEFMF is encoded by the exons ATGGCATCTGCACGAGCGTTCGGAATTCTTAACAACCAAAACCAAGCCAACGGAAATCATCACTTTGTCGGAA AGAACCTCAGCTCACTGAAAGGAAGCGATTCACGGTCCTCGTCCGCTTTCGCACTGAAAGATCTAACCAACAACAAGGGACAGCAGCGCACCGTTGTACACCAAGATGGCAAAGGCAAAAGCATCATCGGCTCACAGGGCAAGCAGCTAAAAGCAAGTGCGAACAGCATTATGCACAAGATTGGACTGACCAACGAGAAAGCTGCCCCTGCCCGCAAACCATCCAACAGTGCAGCTGCATTCGATACATTCTCGCCACAGTACGCTGAGTATGGCTGGGAGCAGTCGAACTGTCTGCGGAACGATCTGCTGGAACAGATGATTGATTTCACCGGCGTGTCGTGTGCGATCAAGCGCAAACCTTTACCCCCGATCACGCCCGGTCCGCTCGATCTGCCGGATCTGGATGATGTGTCGTGGAACGAGGACAACTTCCGGCCACTGAACGATCAGCGCTTTTCGTCCGTAAAACCGTTAGATCTGCCTGCCGACGATTTTCCGCTGGTCGACATCCAGGATTTGGAGTTTATGTTTTAG
- the LOC120958728 gene encoding DNA fragmentation factor subunit beta produces MFNLFAGKDKPAASGGPLQGYKVTDVERSRKYGVAADSLRMLRAKASEKFKIPECRVYLAQDGVEVTDEDYFRTLPAQILFVVAGKDTIVQTDFELMYNAIKTAHTDLLHAGELAQQFVSNNQPEISKILFNAQRGRDDLIQRSAREEHAEWFVGIDDRAVKTKEEVMKRRGQDRIRGYFYKTKDELTKCAMYRGSPMARELIDEMLELFRQLLVGFDYFSCMFDRSCQRRMELKPDTEDGGDEPDAQRIPPKRLKLLVQSSLGRGCRIEPYNVALCSERGDFRCMGVWKDERCRYASHRINPYASRENLILFQVWNLDHQVEISRSVLPSILDNVERMVSSADGGGGGAPMCKLHRRKGKNLSVITYFLELFTLSNLKLVHIVCHDKTVHELISNGTIICDRCEEYKYIKQFQRKLREQKDALL; encoded by the exons ATGTTTAACCTGTTCGCGGGCAAGGACAAACCGGCGGCCAGCGGTGGACCACTGCAGGGCTACAAGGTGACGGATGTCGAGCGGAGCCGCAAGTACGGCGTGGCCGCCGACTCACTTCGCATGCTCCGGGCGAAGGCGTCGGAAAAATTCAAG ATACCAGAATGTCGTGTGTATCTTGCCCAGGACGGCGTGGAAGTGACCGATGAGGATTACTTTCGAACGCTGCCCGCTCAGATTCTGTTCGTGGTGGCTGGCAAGGATACGATCGTGCAAACCG ATTTCGAGCTAATGTACAACGCCATCAAGACGGCCCACACGGACCTGCTGCATGCGGGCGAGCTGGCCCAACAGTTTGTCAGTAACAATCAGCCGGAGATTTCGAAAATCCTCTTCAACGCCCAGCGTGGTCGGGATGATTTGATTCAGCGCAGTGCCCGGGAAGAGCACGCGGAATGGTTTGTGG GAATTGACGATCGCGCGGTAAAGACAAAGGAGGAAGTGATGAAGCGGCGCGGCCAGGATCGAATTCGTGGCTATTTTTACAAAACCAAGGACGAGCTGACGAAGTGCGCGATGTACCGGGGCAGCCCGATGGCGCGTGAGCTAATCGATGAGATGCTGGAGCTGTTCCGCCAGCTGCTGGTGGGATTCGATTACTTTAGCTGCATGTTTGACCGCAGCTGCCAGCGCCGGATGGAGCTGAAGCCGGACACCGAGGACGGTGGGGACGAACCGGACGCGCAGCGGATTCCACCGAAGCGCTTGAAACTGTTGGTGCAAAGCTCGCTCGGCCGGGGCTGCCGGATCGAGCCGTACAATGTGGCGCTGTGCAGCGAGCGGGGCGACTTTCGGTGTATGGGCGTGTGGAAGGACGAGCGGTGCCGGTACGCTAGCCATCGCATCAATCCGTACGCGAGCCGGGAAAACTTGATCCTGTTTCAGGTGTGGAATCTGGACCATCAGGTCGAGATTAGCCGGAGCGTGCTGCCGTCCATACTGGACAACGTGGAGCGGATGGTGTCGAGCGCGgatggcggcggcggaggcgCACCGATGTGCAAGCTGCACCGGCGCAAGGGCAAAAACTTGTCTGTGATAACGTACTTCCTGGAGCTGTTTACGCTCAGCAATCTGAAGCTGGTGCACATCGTTTGCCACGACAAGACCGTCCACGAGCTCATCTCGAACGGGACGATCATCTGCGATCGGTGCGAGGAGTATAAGTACATTAAGCAATTTCAGCGCAAATTACGGGAGCAGAAGGACGCACTGCTGTAA
- the LOC125907243 gene encoding uncharacterized protein LOC125907243, whose amino-acid sequence MEYSKLKQHSKTSYATPGPSKPSLQMVNTELSGGLLDPDDTPFLITKNILRQLIRDEVTSVFQEQRDSFMEPMFRRMAGMEATFASLYNQISSQTNQTNVDPKVLENFEFDTIDSGEALTELDERLKNDDQYKNTFVAWVQRYINVPISTKRMSKLLKALFTPKFLCLLTWSGRGKRAMYTLSNYKGIIDLFKTVGSTELSKVGDREVADFFILKLRYATYYLSRQECNQTNS is encoded by the exons ATGG AGTATAGCAAACTAAAACAGCATTCCAAAACATCTTACGCTACTCCGG GTCCGAGCAAACCGAGTCTGCAAATGGTTAATACCGAACTATCTGGTGGTTTGCTTG ATCCCGACGATACTCCATTCTTAATCACCAAGAACATATTACGACAGCTTATTCGTG ATGAAGTTACTAGCGTATTCCAGGAACAAAGGGATAGTTTCATGGAACCAATGTTTCGACGCATGGCCGGAATGGAAGCGACTTTTGCTTCACTGTATAATCAAATCTCGTCACAGACCAATCAAACGAATGTTGATCCAAAAGTGTTGGAAAATTTCGAGTTTGATACCATCGACAGTGGCGAAGCATTGACTGAACTTGACGAGCGACTTAAAAACGATGATCAGTATAAAAATACGTTTGTTGCATGGGTTCAAAGGTACATTAACGTGCCAATAAGTACAAAAAGGATGTCGAAACTGCTCAAAGCGTTATTTACACCCAAATTTCTTTGCCTTCTGACATGGAgtggaagaggaaaaagagCAATGTACACTTTGTCAAATTATAAAGGAATAATAGACTTGTTTAAAACTGTAGGAAGTACTGAACTTTCCAAAGTAGGGGACCGTGAAGTTGCAGATTTCTTCATCCTTAAATTGAGATACGCTACATACTATCTAAGCCGGCAGGAATGCAACCAAACAAATAGTTGA
- the LOC125907242 gene encoding uncharacterized protein LOC125907242, with amino-acid sequence MIVAIYCGPTKPESNELYLRQLVDEINLLSSTGLMVGENAITLKLRAIIADTPARAFIKGVQGHTGRHSCLKCCCEGESVSQRMVFLDTSAAKRTHKGFLDGDYILHCTGSTPLIDLDEFDIILDMIVVDRLHQIDIGLTKKLLHIWYMGVLKEWKRWNRQQREEFKQRLLKQKLPFETNQKMRPIDDLAYWKGSDCKTFLHYVAPVVLEGLLSEQEYKHFMLYFCAITIFSSTEHKEHWKAAGTMLKTFVETFADVYHKKAVTSNVHSLIHLEEEVERFGPLDYHSTYAYERKLGNIKNRLIRTNYRCLEQAIRRISEFENFTGAQQNDQPFRQPFYTQRGQTITMNVRKNLKLRNDDVNDLFMTNKNVILKFVSVRQEQDKLMIVGKMFSRIFEYFDEHISSTKLHIYSVYKDDLKNDEVLLECSDVKLKFARTIKEADGNMVLFPLLNTLND; translated from the exons ATGATCGTGGCTATCTATTGCGGACCAACAAAACCGGAAAGTAATGAGCTTTATCTGCGGCAGCTAGTCGATGAGATAAATTTATTATCGAGCACTGGACTGATGGTGGGAGAAAATGCCATCACGTTAAAATTACGAGCCATCATCGCAGATACACCAGCACGAGCTTTCATTAAAG GTGTCCAAGGTCATACTGGAAGACACTCCTGTTTAAAATGTTGCTGTGAAGGAGAATCGGTGTCACAACGAATGGTCTTTTTGGATACGTCTGCGGCAAAGCGCACTCACAAAGGATTTTTAGATGGAGATTATATTCTGCATTGTACGGGGTCTACGCCGTTGATTGATTTGGACGAATTTGACATCATTCTGGATATGATTGTTGTTGATCGTCTCCATCAAATAGACATTGGTcttacaaaaaaactacttcaCATTTGGTACATGGGAGTGTtaaaagaatggaaaagatGGAATCGCCAGCAACGTGAAGAATTTAAACAAAGACtcctaaaacaaaaactcccctttgaaacgaaccaaaaaatgCGCCCGATTGACGACCTAGCATATTGGAAAGGATCAGATTGCAAAACGTTTCTCCATTACGTGGCTCCCGTAGTATTGGAAGGATTGTTGAGTGAGCAGGAATATAAGCATTTTATGCTTTATTTCTGTGCTATAACGATATTTTCATCGACCGAACATAAAGAACACTGGAAAGCTGCTGGTACTATGCTAAAAACTTTTGTAGAAACATTTGCCGATGTATATCATAAAAAAGCTGTTACGTCCAATGTACATAGTCTAATCCACCTCGAAGAAGAAGTAGAGCGGTTTGGTCCTCTGGACTATCACTCAACATATGCATATGAACGCAAGCTaggaaatataaaaaacaggCTCATTAGAACTAACTATAGATGTTTAGAACAGGCAATTCGTAGAATATCggaatttgaaaattttacaGGAGCTCAACAAAACGATCAACCATTTCGTCAGCCGTTTTATACGCAAAGAGGGCAAACTATTACTATGAATGTGAGGAAAAATTTAAAGCTGCGAAATGATGATGTCAACGATTTATTTATGACCAACAAAAacgtaattttaaaatttgtttcaGTAAGACAAGAGCAGGATAAGTTGATGATAGTTGGAAAAATGTTTTCCCGTATTTTCGAATATTTTGACGAGCACATTTCTTCCACAAAGCTACATATATACTCTGTTTATAAAGATGATTTGAAAAATGACGAGGTTTTATTAGAATGCTCCGATGTCAAACTTAAATTTGCTAGAACTATCAAAGAAGCTGATGGAAATATGGTATTATTTCCATTATTAAATACACTCAATGACTAA